A single window of Candoia aspera isolate rCanAsp1 chromosome 3, rCanAsp1.hap2, whole genome shotgun sequence DNA harbors:
- the TOR3A gene encoding LOW QUALITY PROTEIN: torsin-3A (The sequence of the model RefSeq protein was modified relative to this genomic sequence to represent the inferred CDS: inserted 2 bases in 1 codon), with the protein MAVVCRTGLLYFCLAFLPTGAQEQARQDRGEETGSAALPSPQQYEHLQKQLGALRGLSQWYWHFLACQLWQGGCEREQEGRAQREEEEEGSREHTNAICSLVVYFYNCFIGRRGQLELPCSIGYFGQVNVCFFIRHNEKVVANSKIVKQSEDGGQGRVFLQTNCLGATQVFLFPNWCSYLLEWNLPILTELVSTWYCSFGRCCTTGDCRVTDNITGRLCFNTGGNIITTVAXWQAGQARGEITMDYLEQYLRIDLLDAPEARNCLLQENLIDFLVPFLPLEYHHVKLCAQDAFLAQGLKFTEEVLVEVARTMVFVPKENKLFSAQGCKSISQHINYFLL; encoded by the exons ATGGCCGTGGTGTGCCGGACTGGGCTGCTATACTTCTGCCTAGCGTTTCTGCCGACGGGCGCACAGGAGCAGGCGAGGCAGGACCGCGGAGAAGAAACTGGAAGCGCGGCTCTCCCGAGCCCTCAGCAATACGAGCATTTGCAGAAGCAGCTCGGGGCCCTGCGGGGCCTTTCCCAGTGGTACTGGCACTTCCTGGCCTGCCAGCTGTGGCAGGGAGGCTGCGAGAGAGAGCAGGAAGGGAGGGCGCAGcgcgaggaagaggaggaaggcagCAGAG AACATACAAATGCTATCTGCTCATTGGTGGTCTACTTCTACAATTGCTTCATT GGGAGAAGAGGGCAGCTAGAGCTACCATGCAGTATAGGTTACTTTGGGCAAGTGAATGTTTGTTTTTTCATCAGGCACAATGAAAAGGTAGTAGCCAACAGCAAGATTGTAAAACAGTCTGAGGATGGGGGACAAGGCAGAGTGTTTCTTCAAACCAATTGCCTAGGAGCAACTCAAGTATTTCTTTTCCCAAACTGGTGCTCTTATCTTCTAGAGTGGAACTTGCCCATCCTGACTGAGTTAGTCTCCACCTGGTACTGCAGCTTTGGCAGGTGCTGCACAACAGGAGACTGCAGAGTGACCGACAATATCACAGGTAGACTTTGCTT TAACACTGGTGGCAACATCATCACTACAGTGGC CTGGCAAGCTGGTCAAGCGAGAGGGGAAATCACCATGGACTATTTAGAACAGTACCTGCGGATAGACCTGCTGGATGCCCCTG aGGCCCGCAACTGTCTTCTCCAGGAGAACCTCATAGACTTTCTGGTACCTTTCCTGCCCTTGGAATATCACCATGTGAAGCTCTGTGCTCAGGATGCTTTTCTTGCTCAAGGTCTGAAGTTCACTGAAGAGGTGCTAGTTGAGGTTGCAAGGACGATGGTGTTCGTTCccaaggaaaataaattattttctgccCAAGGTTGCAAATCAATCTCCCAGCATATAAACTACTTCCTTCTTTGA